One region of Ictalurus furcatus strain D&B chromosome 17, Billie_1.0, whole genome shotgun sequence genomic DNA includes:
- the mmp13b gene encoding collagenase 3, whose protein sequence is MEIIVVAVLLVTVGQSFTKPLPRDKTERWLLAERYLRRYYDMQPGLLGTSKSSDVMTEKIRAMQAFFKLEVTGNLDDNTLQVMKKSRCGVPDVAEYNLFPKKLKWQNTLVTFRITNYTPDLKKEDVDKAIHNALVAWGAVTPLKFKRLHEGIADIMISFGRLEHGDHNPFDGPEGLLAHAYPPGEGLGGDTHFDEDETWTKDSHAYNLFLVAAHEFGHALGMGHSNDPGSLMYPVYSYAHGFPLSEDDIKGIQELYGPNPDHEKVKPKPEAPDKCDPELSIDAVTELRGEKLIFKDRYFWRVHPQFTEPELTLIQSTWPQLPKKVNAAYENPEKDIVIIFSGIRMWALNGYTLVPGYPKYIHRLGFPKSVRKIDAAVHIRDTGKTLFFTDEDYWSYNEQTGTMDPGYPKSIMDGFPGMQERDGDEVDEVDAATYKNGYLYLYHENLQYEYSYNKRKVVRITRTNDLLNC, encoded by the exons ATGGAGATTATAGTTGTGGCTGTACTGTTAGTGACTGTGGGACAGTCGTTTACGAAACCTCTTCCCAGAGACAAGACGGAGAGGTGGCTATTAGCAGAG CGATATCTCAGACGGTACTACGACATGCAACCCGGTCTTCTGGGAACATCCAAATCTTCAGACGTGATGACTGAGAAGATCCGCGCCATGCAGGCATTCTTCAAGCTGGAGGTCACTGGGAATCTGGACGACAACACGCTGCAGGTCATGAAGAAGTCCAGATGTGGTGTGCCAGATGTAGCCGAGTACAATCTCTTCCCCAAGAAGCTCAAATGGCAAAACACACTTGTGACGTTCAG GATAACAAACTACACTCCTGATCTGAAGAAGGAGGATGTGGATAAAGCCATTCATAATGCCCTGGTGGCCTGGGGTGCTGTGACTCCTCTGAAGTTCAAGAGGCTTCATGAAGGAATCGCAGACATCATGATCAGCTTCGGGAGACTAG AACATGGAGATCACAACCCCTTCGACGGCCCTGAGGGTCTCCTCGCACATGCTTACCCACCGGGAGAAGGCCTCGGCGGAGACACACACTTTGACGAGGATGAAACATGGACAAAAGACTCACATG CGTATAACCTGTTCTTAGTTGCGGCTCATGAATTCGGTCACGCTCTCGGTATGGGTCATTCTAATGATCCTGGCTCGCTGATGTACCCGGTTTACTCGTACGCCCATGGGTTCCCTCTGTCTGAAGATGACATCAAAGGCATACAAGAACTCTACG GCCCCAACCCGGATCACGAGAAAGTCAAACCCAAACCCGAGGCTCCGGACAAATGCGACCCTGAGTTAAGCATCGATGCCGTGACAGAGCTCCGTGGAGAGAAGCTCATTTTCAAAGACAG ATATTTCTGGCGTGTGCACCCACAGTTCACTGAACCTGAACTCACGCTCATTCAATCCACATGGCCTCAACTCCCCAAGAAAGTAAACGCAGCTTATGAGAACCCGGAGAAAGATATCGTCATCATATTCAGTg GTATCAGAATGTGGGCCCTTAACGGTTACACCCTGGTGCCGGGCTACCCAAAATACATCCACAGGCTGGGATTCCCTAAATCCGTCCGCAAAATAGATGCTGCGGTTCACATTCGTGACACGGGCAAGACTCTGTTCTTCACTGACGAGGACTACTGGAG TTACAATGAACAGACTGGCACCATGGATCCCGGATACCCCAAGTCCATAATGGACGGCTTTCCTGGGATGCAAGAGCGAGACGGGGACGAGGTGGACGAGGTGGACGCCGCCACCTACAAAAATG GATACTTGTACTTGTACCACGAGAACCTGCAGTACGAGTACAGCTACAACAAACGGAAAGTCGTCCGCATCACGAGAACTAACGACCTGCTGAACTGCTGA
- the n4bp2l2 gene encoding NEDD4-binding protein 2-like 2, translated as MPNVTPPGSSPPPVSGSVEDPQQLDRAGTLSYSRTFPESAPVPGLPEQREGVLERPEVVELNHGSERLNKGEEKTSGDDERACSQARNRDEVIKEIGISSAAFIGPTCRPQSAIEDELSEFYKELEQIDQRDAVDGSSERASQFCTPAVKDKGSDQRYRPFPATRPRTDYRNTPQWRPQSYDVTCDWSNSHRYPNQWHLPPPNFCFYPQNPTPPLYSQPQTHQYFWLGPDVRLASSHSPAPYEVFRLWRYEEQNYQDVNQHERSEGPSLVLILMRGVPGSGKSTLARHISTSGPSGLILSTDDYFYQKDGYHFEPTLLGAAHDWNQSRAKKAMLDGRTPVIIDNTNVQAWEMKPYVAVALETGYRVEFVEPDTSWKRDPVELEKRNHHGVSRETIANMLDRFELPVSVDIVMNSCEPSHKRKENHSRPYR; from the exons ATGCCTAATGTGACTCCACCTGGATCTTCTCCTCCACCTGTGAGTGGAAGTGTCGAAGATCCACAGCAGCTCGACCGAGCCGGAACGTTGAGCTACAGCCGGACATTTCCAGAGTCCGCTCCTGTTCCCGGACTTCCTGAACAGCGGGAAGGCGTGTTGGAACGGCCGGAGGTGGTGGAGCTGAATCACGGGTCGGAGCGGCTTAATAAAGGTGAGGAGAAAACCTCTGGAGATGACGAGCGAGCGTGCAGTCAGGCGAGGAACAGAGATGAGGTCATTAAAGAGATCGGCATCAGCAGCGCCGCTTTCATCGGTCCGACGTGTCGACCGCAGTCTGCGATCGAGGACGAGCTGAGTGAGTTTTATAAAGAGCTCGAGCAAATCGACCAGCGAGACGCTGTAGATGGGAGTAGCGAGCGAGCGTCTCAGTTCTGCACTCCAGCCGTAAAAGATAAGGGGAGTGACCAGAGATACAGGCCTTTTCCAGCCACACGGCCGCGAACAGACTACAGGAACACGCCACAATGGAGACCTCAGTCTTATGACGTGACCTGCGATTGGTCAAACTCACACAGATATCCAAATCAGTGGCATCTTCCTCCACCAAACTTCTGCTTCTATCCACAAAATCCCACGCCCCCGCTGTACTCGCAGCCTCAAACACACCAGTACTTCTGGCTCGGTCCCGACGTCAGACTCGCTTCGTCTCACAGCCCCGCTCCGTATGAAGTGTTCAGACTGTGGCGGTATGAGGAGCAGAATTATCAGGACGTGAACCAACACGAGCGTAGCGAAGGTCCGTCTttggtgttgattttgatgagaGGAGTCCCAGGTTCCGGGAAATCCACTCTAGCCAG GCACATATCGACCAGCGGTCCGAGCGGACTGATCCTCAGCACTGATGATTACTTCTACCAGAAGGACGGATATCACTTCGAGCCCACTCTGCTCGGAGCCGCACACGACTGGAATCAAAGCAGAG CCAAAAAAGCCATGCTGGATGGGCGTACACCGGTTATTATCGACAATACCAACGTCCAGGCCTGGGAAATGAAGCCATATGTTGCAGTG GCTTTAGAGACGGGGTATAGAGTGGAATTTGTTGAGCCGGACACCAGCTGGAAACGTGATCCCGTCGAGTTAGAGAA GAGGAATCATCATGGAGTCTCGAGGGAAACTATAGCAAACATGCTGGATCGATTCGAGCTCCCGGTCAGTGTGGACATTGTGATGAATTCCTGTGAGCCTTctcataaaagaaaagaaaatcattcCAGACCATACAGATGA